TGAAATGCGCAGTTATCGGGACCTGCCTTTGCGCATTGCCGAACTCGGGATGATGCACCGAAATGAAATGTCGGGGGCCTTGGCAGGGTTGCAACGTGTCCGAGCGATGACCTTGAACGATGCACATCTGTTTATCCGACCAGACCAGATTCAGGAAGAGTTTTCAAAGGTCGTGCGGTTGATTGAACGTGTCTACAAGGACTTTGGCATCAAGGACTACTACCATCGGCTGTCCTTCCGTGACCCACTGGACAAAGACAAGTACGTTGACAATGACGAGATGTGGGAAAAGGCGCAGACCATGCTTGAAGGCGCCATGCACCAGATGGGGCTCGATTACGTGGTGGCACCAGGTGAAGCGGCTTTTTATGGTCCCAAGCTTGACGTCCAAGTGCGCACTGCACTTGGTAAAGATGAAACGCTGTCGACCGTCCAATTGGACTTTCACATGCCAAACCGTTTTGACCTCGAATACATCGGGGAAGACGGCAAACCACATCGACCCGTCGTCATTCACCGCGGTGTCGTGAGCACAATGGAACGTTTTGTCGCTTTCCTCATCGAGGAGTACAAAGGCGCGTTCCCGACCTGGCTCGCTCCAATTCAGGTCCGTGTCGCAAGTGTGGCAGATGAATTTGCTTCGTACGCAAATGATGTGGTGGAACAGCTGCTCGAAGCGGGATTTCGGGCCGAGGCAGATGTTCGACCGGAGAAGATTGGCTACAAGATTCGTGAGGCGCAGGTGCAAAAAATTCCGTTCACACTCGTCGTTGGCGAAAAAGAGCAGAGCGCTCATGCGGTCAGCGTGCGCAAGTACGGACAAGGCGACCTTGGACAGATGTCCACAGAAGCGTTTCTCGGCTTGCTGCAGGAGAACGTGGTCAAGAAGCTTCCGCTAGTCGAAGCGTAAGTCAAGACGAAAGTCTGCACAAGTTGACGGCTCTCTGGATACCGTGTAAAATAAGAACGAATTCGTATCGCAAATGGTTGAAGCAGAAGCGTCCCGCTTCTCACCTGCTCGGCTCACGCTGACGGGTTGGTCTATCTTGACGTCGCAATGGTGGACACGGTGTTGTCTCACCTTGTGTCAAAGACGTGATAGAGGCGCGGACAGCAGTCCGCGCTTTTTTGATGGATGCGGGAACACATCCGACTTTCACTGGAGGTGACAGGATATTAGCAAAGAGTCTTTTCAAGTCAACGACGGAATCAGGGCGCGCGAAGTCCGCGTGATTGATGAGGATGGCTCGCAACTCGGGATTATGAATCTTCGGGATGCCCGTCGTGTTGCGGAAGAGAAAAACCTTGACCTGGTGAACGTTGCTCCAAACTCAAAACCGCCCGTGTGCCGTGTAATGGACTATGGGAAGTTCAAGTACGAGCAGAGTAAGAAGGAAAAGGAAGCCAAGAAGAACCAGCGCATCATCGAACTTAAGGAAGTTCGCATGACGCCAAACATCGAAGACCACGACTTCCAGGTAAAACTGAAGAACGTCATCAAGTTTTTGTCTGAAGGGGACAAAGTGAAGGTAACGGTTCGTTTTCGCGGACGTGAAATCACCCATCCTACGATTGGTCAGCAATTACTTACCAAGATGGCTCAAGCTGCTGGAGACAACGTCATCGTAGAACGGATGCCAAGACTGGAAGGCCGTCATATGATTATGATTTTGGCGCCAAAACAGGCAACCTCTTGATGGTAACGGCAAATTTGTGTCAAGCACGAAATGGAGGACAGCAAGAATGGGTAAGATGAAGACTCACAGTGGCCTTTCCAAGCGCGTGAAAAGAACTGCCTCTGGCAAGCTGAAGCGCGCACATGCGTTTGCATATCACAAAGCAGTAAAGAAATCACCAAACCGCAAGCTTGGGCTGCGTGGTACCACGCTCGTTTCGAGCAGTGACATCAAGCGCATCAAGCAGATGGTAACGTATCTGAAGTAGAACAGAAACTGCACGCCACGATTTGCGGCTTACATTGATAGTGCTTTACATCACGATGGCTAGAGAGGAGTACCAAGAATGGCAAGAGTAAAAAGCGGCATGGTTACACGCCGTCGTCATAAGAAGATTTTGAAGCTCGCCCGAGGATATCGAGGTTCGAAGCATCGTTTGTTCCGTACCGCGAAGCAGCAGGTCATGAAGTCCTTGATGTACGCTTATCGAGACAGGCGTCAAACAAAGCGGAACTTCCGCCGCCTGTGGATCCAGCGCATTAATGCGGCGGCTCGCATTAACGGTCTTTCCTACTCCCGCATGATGCACGGATTGAAGTTGGCGGGCGTTGAAGTGAACCGCAAGATGTTGGCTGATTTGGCTGTTGCTGACATCCAGGCATTCTCGCAGTTGGCCAATGTTGCGAAGGAAAAACTCCAAGCTTAAGGCAGGACAATGAGTGTCGTCCCGGTCAGTTTGGCCGGGACTTTATTTCAGCCCTGACAATTTACGAAGTGCGATTTACACGGTCGCTCACTGGCCGGTCTTGATTACATACAGCAGTTGTCTTTTGTGACCCGGGCGGTCAGACCTCGACGTGCGGGACCCGAGTGCGCGGGCACGATATACGGCAGGTGAATGGATTGTATATTGAGTCACCAAAAAATCCAAAGGTACAGGACTGGGCGGCTTTGAAAGTTAAAAAGGGACGTCTGGGTCACGCGGCCTATTTGGCGGAAGGGGCTCGCCTGGCTGAAGAAGCCCTGCAGTCGGACAGGCTGGTAGAGGCTTTGCTTCTGAATGCAGCGGCAGATGATGATTACGTGTTGTTGCGTCAGCTTGCACAGACTCGCAAAGTACCCATCCATGAGCTTTCGCCACAGGCCTTCGCGACCCTATCGGACACGGTGACATCGCAAGGCGTGATGGCCGTTGTCGCGATTCCGTCAGCACCGCCACAGTATCCTGCATATACGCTCGTCCTTGACGGAGTTCAGGACCCTGGAAACGTGGGAACGTTGCTCCGTACCGCGGACGCCTTTGGCGTGACAGAGGTCTGCTGTTCGGAATCGACCGCTGATGCGTTTGCACCCAAGGTGATTCGTGCCTCCATGGGCGGCATTTTTCGAGTCTCCGTGCACAGGAAGAGCACGGTCAGATACATCCGTGACTGGATGAAGGCGTATCAGGATGGCAATGTCGTCATTACAGAAGCTGACGGTAGTACGCCTTGCCACGAAGTCCCGTTTACGCGCCCGACTTTAATTGTCATTGGGAGCGAGGCATCCGGTGTTTCTGAGGAGGCAAAGGCGCTGGCGTCTATCCGCGCGTTCATTCCGATGACTGCGCAGACAGAGAGCCTAAATGCAGCTGTTGCAGGCAGCATTGTTCTGTACGAGGCCTATCGACAGCGGCAGTAAACCTTGACAGTAACGCGGCTAGTTTTCGGTAACTCGCCGCTTATTGAATATAATTCGGCCAGATGATAGTAACTCGGTTTGAGGAGGGAAGGCGTGAGTCAACAAATTGGAATGAAGGACATCTTTACCCGCTCCAAGTTGACGGCACTGCTGACCTTGGGATTGACCGAGTTTGTGCGCGGCTCGCTATTATTCTTCATTCTACCTATCTATATCCGTGGTGTGCTGCAATTTCCTCCGAGTGTAGTCGGTTACGCGATGGCGGCTCACTACGCCCTTGATACAAGTTTGAGAGGTCCATCCGGATGGCTGACCGACCGTTTTGGGCAGCGTAAGGTCGCTGTCTCTGCGCTTTGTATGGGGTGGGTTGGACTCCTGCTTATCGCCCGCTTTCGTTTCGATTGGTCGATTATCCTCGGGAGTGCTTTGCTCGGCATTGGCATGGCTGCCATCTGGCCAGCCGTCGTTTCACGCGTGACGGGGGACTTACCGCCGGAAGCCAATGCAACTGCCATGAGCGGCGTCATGATGAGTTGGTTGCTCGGTGTTGGTAGTGGTACAGTCGCCATGAGTTTCACACTCGGGCGGAACGTACAGAGTGGCTTTATCACTCTCTTGGTCATCTGGCTCTGTGCAACTTTTCTGGCCTCATTGTCCTTGCAACCCTATCGCACTGAAGACCACCATCGAAAGCGACTTGGGTTTCGAAACATTGTCTCGCAGATATATTCGGTGCGATTGCTGTTACCAGGTATCTTTGTGCAGACATTCATTATGGGAATTGTGATGCCCGTATTTGTCCTGTACACCCAGTACGTGCTCAACGTAAGCGGGCAGACCTACAGTACCTTGCTCGTCGCGGGCGGAGCGACAACTGTCCTGTTGCAGTTGCCAGTTGGGCGGCTTGTCGATAGATTTGGTTATAAGCCTTTTCTGATGGCAGGATTTGGTGCGTGTGCAGTTCTTCTGGTTTCCTTGGTGAGGGCAACTAGCTTACCACTTTTGTTCCTCGGAATTATCGGAGTGGGGGCAAGTTACGCGCTTATCCTTCCGTCGTGGAATTCGATACTGGCGAAGAGCATCAATGCACGCCAGCGGGCTGTGATGTGGGGCGTGTTTATGACCTTTGAAGGCCTTGGGATGGCAACGGGTCCACTGGTTGGGTCGTGGTTGTGGGAACAGTTTCGTCCGAGCACACCGTTTTTCTTTGCCGGATTGGTCCTGGTCGTGATGATGACCTTTTACGGTCTCGTCCCCATCGAGCGTGGATTTGTGCCGCAAAAGCAACATGAAAGTGCAGATGGACAAGGGTGAACGGGGTGACAGCAGATGTGGTTCAAACTAGATGCGGATGATTACATATGGATGAGCCCGTTAATTGCCATGATTGTTGCACAGGTACTCAAGCCCATTTTGGTGATGATACAGCTTCGCAGAGTGGATTGGCAGCGCATGCGTCAGTCTGGCGGGATGCCAAGTTCGCACACTGCGCTTGTGGTGGCCCTGGTCTTTGAGCTTGCGCTGCGCTACGGTGGAGAGGACCCGCGCCTCGCTGTGGCCATCTTTGTCGCGATTATTGTGATGTACGACGCCGCAGGTGTTCGCTGGCAAACCGGCCGTCAGGCAGCGGTGCTAAATCGACTGTTGCATGACCTGCAGACGCGTGGACAGACTTCTCACAGCGGGGCGGAACACGAGCGGATGGTGTCCGGCATGAAACCACTCGAGGTCGTGAAGTCGCCGTGGTGGTTGGTCGACTGGCCCGTTTTCGAGGAGCAATTGGGTCACAAACCGACAGAAGTCATCGGTGGTGTCATTGTCGGCGCTGTGGTGGCTTTACTACTTCATTAATTCATCCATCGAATTGGGCATGGGTCATGCCGTTCTGAGCATATCATTCACTCGACAAGTCGAACTCCGGAGTATGACTGGAGGAGATGCATGATGGATTCGCAGTGGCGCCCGTTTGATGCATACCATAGTCCGCTCGACCCGTGTCCCCCAAGGCAAAAATACTACATCGTTCCCCCGAACCAATACATCACCTTTCAAGCAAAATCCATGAAGCAATTTGCCCCGCATGAGGCTCTTCGGCGTGGGACCCTCTGGCCCGACTTGTTCAGCCCCTACGACAAGGGGATGAAAGGGGGCATTCGAGAGTGAGTGCGCCACAGGTCCCAAAGGAATATTATCGCTACCTTGAGGAGCTTCAAGCGATGGACTTTGTCTGTGTCGAGCTTTCGTTATACCTTGACACCCACCCAGATGACCAGCAGGCGATTGGGCAGTTTAACCAGTTTCAACGAAGGAAACAAGTCCTGTCTCAGCAATTTGAGGCAAAGTTTGGTCCCCTGAAGGAATTTGGGAATAGTCCGGTCGGCCATCGCTGGACATGGGCCAATGCGCCTTGGCCATGGCAGGTCTAGGCTGCTTAGGCGCCGCGTTGCGCTCAAAATCGTTGGCATAGGGTCAAGCGGGCTCAGCATATCCATCCCCGAAGAGCTGAATTCGGAGGTGGCTCAAGTTGTGGATCTACGAGAAAAAACTCCAGTATCCCGTGAAAGTGAGCAAATGCGACCCGAAGTTAGCCAAATGTCTCATTGAACAGTACGGTGGGGCAGATGGAGAGTTGGCCGCTGCCCTGCGTTACCTGAATCAGCGCTACACGATTCCGGATAGGGTCATAGGTCTCCTAACGGACATCGGGACAGAAGAATTCGCCCACCTCGAGATGATTGCGACGATGGTCTACAAACTTACAAAGGATGCTACGCCTGAACAACTGCAGGCCGCAGGACTTGGAGCGCACTATGCCGATCACGGTCCAGCCCTCTTTTACCACAACGCAGCCGGCAACCCTTGGACTGCGACCTATATCCAAGCCAAGGGCGATCCGATTGCCGATTTGTATGAGGACATTGCCGCAGAGGAGAAGGCACGTGCAACATATGAGCACCTCATTAATATGACCGATGATGTGGACATTCACGACAGCCTGAAATTCCTGCGCGAACGTGAAATCATACACGCACTGCGTTTCCGCGAAGCTGTGGAGATGTTGAAGGAATACGGTACGGAAAAGAAGGTCTTTTAGCCGTCGTTTCAGAGGTAAACACGAAGGTCGTTCCATTTAATGGAACGGCCTCATTTGCATGGACTGTCTTTGGCGCGAATATGGATTAGACATGTATCTTCGCACAGAATGCACATCATCGACCGGTATTACAAGTCTTACAACAGAATGCACATATTGGCACGTATGTGCACGTCTTAAAACGGAATGCACATGGCCAGAAACACCACTGGCAAATACATGAGAGAGCTCAAGAAGGTCTTTTTTGCCCATGTGCTTTGGTTATCGGGTTCGAAAAACAGGCGAATGTTGTATCCCAAAAAGACAAGGCCGAAAATGGTGCTCACAACAAAATACACAATTCCGACTGTTCCCGTTAAGTACAAGGCAACCGTCGACATAATGAGCAGAGTCGCATAAATCAAGCTCTGAATTTTGGTGTACCTCGCTCCGCGAACTGCGGGCATCATCGGAATTTTAGCTTTCACATAGTCCATGTTCTTATACAGTGCTAAGGCCCAGAAGTGTGGCGGCTGCCAGAAGAAGATGATGGCGAACATCAGCAGTGGAGCAAGTTCCATGTGACCGGTAACCGCTGCCCAGCCAATCAGCGGCGGAAACGCGCCAGCCCCGCCGCCAATCACCGTATTGTGCACCGTCGTCCTCTTCAACCACATGGTATAGATGACCGCATAATAAAAGACACCTGCGAGCGCGAATAGAGCGGATAACAGGTTCACGGAGATGGCTAACAGTGTGAATGAGAAGGCTACGAGTACAAGACCAAAAATGAGTGCTGTCCGTGGACTTAACAAGCCCATTGGTAGGGGACGTGCTTTCGTACGAGACATGACGGCATCGATGTCTCGGTCAAACCACATATTGATGACTGCCGAACCACCCGTAGCACAGACCAGACCTACCAATGTGAAAATCGTCAGTTTAATACTCGGGAGACGTTTGTCAGCAACCACCATTGCGCAGTAGGCCGTAAAAATCAGCATGATTTGGATGCCCGGCTTTGTCAGAGTAATAAACGCACGCAAAGTCGTCATCATATCACGTATCTGAAGTCGTTGCTGCGTCGCCGTGTAAGACGTCATACACACACCTCCAAGAGCCATCGTAGTCTGATGGCACAGATTGCATTTTATCTATCCCTCGTTAAGACTAGTTCTTTCGGACTATATACGGAATTGTACCGCAGGGGATGCTCGCTTTGCGCGTTGAATAGGTGGAATTATTGACACTTCATGGAGCGTTTTGTGTCTATTTCGTGAATG
The Alicyclobacillus curvatus genome window above contains:
- a CDS encoding MFS transporter — its product is MSQQIGMKDIFTRSKLTALLTLGLTEFVRGSLLFFILPIYIRGVLQFPPSVVGYAMAAHYALDTSLRGPSGWLTDRFGQRKVAVSALCMGWVGLLLIARFRFDWSIILGSALLGIGMAAIWPAVVSRVTGDLPPEANATAMSGVMMSWLLGVGSGTVAMSFTLGRNVQSGFITLLVIWLCATFLASLSLQPYRTEDHHRKRLGFRNIVSQIYSVRLLLPGIFVQTFIMGIVMPVFVLYTQYVLNVSGQTYSTLLVAGGATTVLLQLPVGRLVDRFGYKPFLMAGFGACAVLLVSLVRATSLPLLFLGIIGVGASYALILPSWNSILAKSINARQRAVMWGVFMTFEGLGMATGPLVGSWLWEQFRPSTPFFFAGLVLVVMMTFYGLVPIERGFVPQKQHESADGQG
- a CDS encoding spore coat associated protein CotJA produces the protein MMDSQWRPFDAYHSPLDPCPPRQKYYIVPPNQYITFQAKSMKQFAPHEALRRGTLWPDLFSPYDKGMKGGIRE
- a CDS encoding protoheme IX farnesyltransferase; this translates as MTSYTATQQRLQIRDMMTTLRAFITLTKPGIQIMLIFTAYCAMVVADKRLPSIKLTIFTLVGLVCATGGSAVINMWFDRDIDAVMSRTKARPLPMGLLSPRTALIFGLVLVAFSFTLLAISVNLLSALFALAGVFYYAVIYTMWLKRTTVHNTVIGGGAGAFPPLIGWAAVTGHMELAPLLMFAIIFFWQPPHFWALALYKNMDYVKAKIPMMPAVRGARYTKIQSLIYATLLIMSTVALYLTGTVGIVYFVVSTIFGLVFLGYNIRLFFEPDNQSTWAKKTFLSSLMYLPVVFLAMCIPF
- a CDS encoding RNA methyltransferase, yielding MYIESPKNPKVQDWAALKVKKGRLGHAAYLAEGARLAEEALQSDRLVEALLLNAAADDDYVLLRQLAQTRKVPIHELSPQAFATLSDTVTSQGVMAVVAIPSAPPQYPAYTLVLDGVQDPGNVGTLLRTADAFGVTEVCCSESTADAFAPKVIRASMGGIFRVSVHRKSTVRYIRDWMKAYQDGNVVITEADGSTPCHEVPFTRPTLIVIGSEASGVSEEAKALASIRAFIPMTAQTESLNAAVAGSIVLYEAYRQRQ
- the rplT gene encoding 50S ribosomal protein L20 — translated: MARVKSGMVTRRRHKKILKLARGYRGSKHRLFRTAKQQVMKSLMYAYRDRRQTKRNFRRLWIQRINAAARINGLSYSRMMHGLKLAGVEVNRKMLADLAVADIQAFSQLANVAKEKLQA
- a CDS encoding divergent PAP2 family protein → MWFKLDADDYIWMSPLIAMIVAQVLKPILVMIQLRRVDWQRMRQSGGMPSSHTALVVALVFELALRYGGEDPRLAVAIFVAIIVMYDAAGVRWQTGRQAAVLNRLLHDLQTRGQTSHSGAEHERMVSGMKPLEVVKSPWWLVDWPVFEEQLGHKPTEVIGGVIVGAVVALLLH
- the infC gene encoding translation initiation factor IF-3 yields the protein MSKESFQVNDGIRAREVRVIDEDGSQLGIMNLRDARRVAEEKNLDLVNVAPNSKPPVCRVMDYGKFKYEQSKKEKEAKKNQRIIELKEVRMTPNIEDHDFQVKLKNVIKFLSEGDKVKVTVRFRGREITHPTIGQQLLTKMAQAAGDNVIVERMPRLEGRHMIMILAPKQATS
- a CDS encoding spore coat protein CotJB, yielding MSAPQVPKEYYRYLEELQAMDFVCVELSLYLDTHPDDQQAIGQFNQFQRRKQVLSQQFEAKFGPLKEFGNSPVGHRWTWANAPWPWQV
- the rpmI gene encoding 50S ribosomal protein L35 → MGKMKTHSGLSKRVKRTASGKLKRAHAFAYHKAVKKSPNRKLGLRGTTLVSSSDIKRIKQMVTYLK
- a CDS encoding manganese catalase family protein, translated to MWIYEKKLQYPVKVSKCDPKLAKCLIEQYGGADGELAAALRYLNQRYTIPDRVIGLLTDIGTEEFAHLEMIATMVYKLTKDATPEQLQAAGLGAHYADHGPALFYHNAAGNPWTATYIQAKGDPIADLYEDIAAEEKARATYEHLINMTDDVDIHDSLKFLREREIIHALRFREAVEMLKEYGTEKKVF